The Cohnella abietis genome has a segment encoding these proteins:
- a CDS encoding Rne/Rng family ribonuclease → MKQLFIHCSQNVTQSALMENGRLTEFSVERMEGTSLIGNLYKGRVVNVLPGMQAAFVDIGLPKNAFLYVDDALHPHLDKQPKVKPAISDLLKPGDELLVQLMKEPLGGKGARVTTHFSIPGRWLVYMPSADYIGISKKIESESERSRLKGLADAMRIEGEGVIMRTNADGESREALEGDLNVLRTTWHNIVSRSKLANSPSEIHRDSGLVQRMVRDVITPDTEQLIIDDQASMQAAQAYLRQTAPALVEKIRFYNESKPLFDKYGIKELLDKAFQSRIWLPSGGYLIWDQTEALTVIDVNTGKYTGSVDLEETVFQTNKEAADEVARLLRLRDVGGIIIIDFIDMETEEHRHQIEQQLELTIKRDRTKCQVVGWTRLGLMEMTRKKARENAMNFFYETCASCKGRGKIYVR, encoded by the coding sequence ATGAAGCAGCTGTTTATCCATTGTTCGCAAAATGTAACTCAATCCGCACTTATGGAAAATGGAAGGCTGACAGAGTTCAGCGTGGAGCGGATGGAAGGAACATCGCTGATTGGGAACCTTTACAAAGGTCGTGTTGTCAATGTGCTACCTGGTATGCAGGCAGCTTTCGTCGATATAGGTCTACCTAAAAATGCATTTTTATATGTAGACGATGCTCTTCATCCCCATCTGGATAAGCAACCGAAGGTGAAGCCAGCGATTTCTGACCTGCTCAAGCCAGGTGATGAGCTACTTGTTCAGTTGATGAAGGAGCCGCTTGGAGGTAAGGGCGCAAGGGTGACTACACATTTTTCTATACCAGGAAGATGGTTAGTTTACATGCCTAGCGCGGATTATATCGGGATATCTAAAAAGATAGAATCAGAATCTGAACGAAGCAGATTAAAGGGCTTGGCAGATGCTATGCGTATTGAAGGTGAAGGCGTAATTATGCGCACAAATGCGGACGGGGAAAGTCGTGAGGCGCTAGAGGGGGATCTTAATGTTCTCCGCACAACGTGGCACAATATCGTTAGCCGCAGCAAGCTAGCCAATTCACCCTCCGAAATTCACAGAGATTCTGGCCTAGTTCAGCGTATGGTTAGAGACGTTATTACACCGGATACCGAGCAATTAATTATAGACGATCAAGCTAGCATGCAGGCCGCGCAAGCCTACTTGAGGCAAACGGCACCCGCATTGGTAGAGAAAATAAGGTTTTATAACGAGTCGAAGCCTTTATTCGATAAATACGGGATTAAAGAGCTGCTGGATAAAGCCTTTCAATCAAGAATTTGGCTGCCCAGTGGTGGTTATCTCATATGGGATCAGACAGAGGCTTTAACGGTTATTGATGTAAATACCGGGAAGTACACCGGCTCCGTAGATCTCGAAGAAACGGTTTTCCAGACGAACAAGGAAGCTGCGGATGAGGTTGCCAGATTACTCCGATTACGTGATGTTGGCGGAATTATCATTATTGATTTTATTGATATGGAGACTGAAGAGCACCGGCATCAGATCGAGCAGCAATTGGAGCTGACTATAAAGCGCGACCGTACGAAATGTCAGGTTGTCGGCTGGACGAGGCTCGGGTTGATGGAAATGACCCGAAAAAAAGCACGTGAAAATGCGATGAACTTTTTTTATGAGACATGCGCTTCCTGTAAAGGTAGAGGAAAAATATATGTTCGTTAA
- a CDS encoding septum site-determining protein MinC — protein sequence MTGKSYITIKGSKEGLIFLLDDQCEFITLLDELNAKLDKHVQQFTGPIVHIFIKLGARQLEEEDKERIRAILRRQGNLLIQSIDSDTPEVDPTLIKVPSLHTMSGIIRSGQTVEFDGHLLLLGDVNPGGTISCTGDVYVLGALRGTVHAGRDGDQGAIIAASLMKPTQLRIAEIISRPPDEWASAEPWMEYAFLREGTMAIDKMTSLSRQRKEVMQFKGV from the coding sequence GTGACCGGCAAATCATACATTACAATTAAGGGCAGTAAAGAAGGTCTCATTTTTCTATTGGATGACCAATGTGAATTTATAACTCTGTTAGATGAGTTGAATGCAAAGCTGGACAAGCATGTTCAGCAATTCACTGGACCCATCGTGCATATTTTCATTAAGCTAGGCGCTAGACAGTTGGAAGAGGAAGATAAGGAACGTATTCGTGCTATTTTACGAAGACAAGGCAATTTGTTAATCCAGTCCATCGATAGTGATACTCCTGAAGTTGATCCAACTCTTATAAAGGTGCCTAGTTTACATACGATGTCTGGAATTATAAGATCTGGACAAACGGTGGAATTCGATGGACACCTGCTGCTGCTAGGAGATGTTAATCCTGGCGGTACGATAAGCTGCACCGGGGACGTCTATGTGCTGGGAGCACTTAGAGGAACCGTTCATGCAGGTAGGGATGGAGATCAAGGGGCTATTATTGCGGCTTCACTGATGAAGCCCACCCAGCTGAGAATAGCAGAAATCATTAGCCGACCACCGGATGAATGGGCATCCGCAGAGCCGTGGATGGAATATGCATTCTTACGTGAAGGTACGATGGCCATCGATAAAATGACGAGTCTAAGTCGTCAACGCAAGGAAGTCATGCAGTTCAAAGGAGTGTAA
- the mreD gene encoding rod shape-determining protein MreD, whose amino-acid sequence MRMNWVVLGAIILLIVENSVMPWIVPPGWSERLLPHLCFIMTLFVAGFGGRHPAFLCGLGFGLLQDLLSYGHLIGPYGFGMGLIGYLAGLASERKGMTIGFFIWIVLVGGVLLDTVVYSIYKLFGLTDLQYAYVFYWQVAPTALLQLLIALLMYVPVRKFLVKPSLSSGEESPE is encoded by the coding sequence ATGCGAATGAATTGGGTTGTCTTAGGCGCAATTATATTATTAATTGTTGAGAATTCAGTCATGCCCTGGATTGTTCCTCCCGGCTGGAGTGAACGCCTGCTTCCTCACTTGTGCTTTATAATGACCTTGTTCGTTGCTGGATTTGGTGGACGTCATCCTGCATTTCTTTGCGGTCTTGGATTTGGATTGCTGCAGGACTTGTTGTCCTACGGACATTTGATAGGTCCATATGGCTTTGGTATGGGACTTATCGGTTATTTGGCTGGACTTGCTTCCGAGAGGAAGGGCATGACCATAGGCTTCTTCATTTGGATTGTCCTAGTAGGCGGCGTATTGTTAGATACGGTAGTCTACTCCATATATAAGCTGTTCGGGCTAACAGATTTGCAGTATGCATACGTATTCTATTGGCAGGTGGCTCCAACAGCTTTGCTTCAGCTATTGATTGCACTCCTTATGTATGTTCCCGTCCGCAAATTCCTGGTCAAACCGTCGCTTTCTTCGGGGGAAGAAAGTCCCGAATAA
- a CDS encoding ribosomal-processing cysteine protease Prp: MITITIVRNVERVIIRFTVSGHAFHNDPGKDIVCAGVSAVTIGAVNAIEKLTGLVPRSYAKSGLLKAEAPQSSDPKRHDQVQLLLEGMIAALESIVEEYSQYVKIQETFVEKGG; encoded by the coding sequence ATGATCACGATAACGATCGTGCGTAACGTTGAGAGGGTTATCATACGATTTACCGTTTCGGGTCATGCTTTTCATAACGATCCTGGCAAAGACATTGTCTGTGCTGGAGTATCGGCTGTGACGATCGGAGCAGTTAACGCGATTGAGAAATTAACAGGTCTAGTGCCTCGTTCTTATGCTAAATCCGGTCTGCTCAAGGCGGAAGCCCCGCAAAGCTCTGATCCGAAACGGCACGATCAGGTCCAGCTTTTATTAGAGGGAATGATCGCGGCTCTCGAGTCTATTGTAGAAGAATACAGCCAGTACGTAAAAATACAAGAAACCTTTGTAGAAAAAGGAGGTTGA
- a CDS encoding M50 family metallopeptidase: MIKWRSIQFRFHPLFVLVMIASIATGRFAELVTLFAIVLWHELGHLAAALRFGWTVKEIKLLPFGGVLEVEEAGTLPAMEEIWVAIAGPAQNVILAVIGYLLGQAGWIDQGWAGDFVRANVLIGLFNLLPVLPLDGGRMLQAWISIQVPYHRTLMWSAKISLLFSGLIVVFSLYPLWYGGLIHLNLLAVGLFLCATNWTYLRNVPFVFLRFLVHRSERSEKQFDRGVLSRPIVIAENRPLSHIMKLFMKEQYHLVYVMKRGKIAKVVPEKTIIDGILGRLTTGNADMKFFM; encoded by the coding sequence TTGATTAAATGGCGCAGCATTCAATTTCGGTTTCATCCGTTATTCGTGCTTGTGATGATTGCCTCTATCGCAACAGGTCGATTCGCGGAATTGGTCACCTTGTTCGCTATTGTTCTATGGCATGAGCTGGGCCATCTAGCAGCTGCACTGCGCTTCGGTTGGACAGTTAAGGAAATAAAGCTGCTCCCCTTCGGAGGCGTGCTCGAGGTAGAGGAAGCGGGAACTCTACCTGCAATGGAGGAAATTTGGGTGGCAATTGCTGGTCCGGCTCAGAATGTCATTCTTGCAGTAATTGGCTATTTATTAGGGCAAGCTGGCTGGATCGATCAGGGATGGGCGGGCGATTTTGTACGTGCCAACGTGCTGATCGGCCTTTTTAATTTATTGCCTGTTCTGCCATTAGACGGTGGAAGGATGCTACAGGCTTGGATTAGTATTCAAGTACCGTATCATCGGACATTAATGTGGAGTGCTAAAATTAGCTTGCTATTCAGTGGATTAATCGTTGTTTTTTCGTTGTATCCTCTCTGGTATGGGGGATTAATTCATTTAAATCTTTTGGCTGTGGGTCTCTTTTTGTGTGCAACGAACTGGACTTATTTACGCAATGTCCCATTTGTATTTTTGCGGTTTCTAGTCCATCGGAGTGAAAGGTCAGAGAAGCAATTTGATCGTGGTGTGCTTTCTCGTCCAATCGTTATCGCGGAAAACCGGCCATTGTCTCATATTATGAAGCTTTTCATGAAAGAGCAGTATCACTTGGTTTACGTAATGAAACGAGGTAAGATCGCAAAGGTTGTTCCGGAGAAGACAATTATAGATGGAATTTTAGGTCGATTGACCACAGGGAATGCAGATATGAAGTTTTTCATGTAA
- the rplU gene encoding 50S ribosomal protein L21: protein MYAIIETGGKQYKVQAGDVIFIEKLSANAGESITFDRVLAVSKDGSLTTGSPILSGASVTGKVEQHVKGEKIIVFKYKPKKNYKRKQGHRQPYTKVTIENIKA, encoded by the coding sequence ATGTACGCGATTATTGAAACCGGCGGTAAACAGTACAAAGTTCAAGCAGGCGACGTAATTTTCATCGAGAAGCTTTCTGCTAATGCAGGCGAAAGCATCACTTTTGATCGCGTGTTGGCCGTTTCCAAAGACGGCAGCTTGACGACAGGATCTCCAATCTTGTCCGGCGCGTCCGTAACGGGCAAAGTTGAACAACACGTAAAAGGCGAGAAAATTATCGTTTTCAAGTACAAGCCAAAGAAAAACTACAAGCGCAAACAAGGCCATCGTCAACCGTACACGAAAGTGACGATCGAGAACATTAAGGCTTAA
- a CDS encoding M23 family metallopeptidase encodes MQIRDNVRERRRERIEQLIGKHAMEEAKRSEIMSSEIISEEVSQTSLDDVETELPRYDSSPVQLFPDRPRQDLQHKLDTFSSDPDPELWWKEREKSMKAGQVPGWQGLKGIPSSSRRTDNPSLDTGFNFTKLLRGFSLRLVFSIVVFAAVWGWFKLDLPGSLQARSWMVGSISRDMDFQAIEAWYGDTFGGSPSFFPFSRNEVQTKEVSAVLNPNETAAPVHGRLMQSYAQNGTGVKIAAAGGSEVVAIYTGRVQQVTTEDQDGGVTILIQHENHILSVYGNLKHSVVKPNDWVKTGQQLGQLNTASKAGGKEVLYFAVQQNGKALDPADVVTFD; translated from the coding sequence TTGCAAATACGGGATAATGTTCGTGAGCGCAGGCGGGAGCGGATTGAGCAGCTCATTGGGAAGCATGCGATGGAGGAAGCCAAGAGATCAGAAATAATGAGCTCAGAAATCATAAGCGAGGAAGTTTCTCAAACAAGCCTAGACGATGTTGAAACGGAGCTCCCTCGTTATGATTCGAGTCCAGTGCAGCTGTTCCCGGATAGACCACGCCAGGACTTACAGCATAAGCTGGATACATTCAGCTCGGATCCTGATCCAGAGCTGTGGTGGAAGGAACGGGAGAAGAGCATGAAGGCTGGACAAGTACCTGGATGGCAGGGACTGAAAGGGATACCTTCATCTTCACGTCGGACGGATAATCCAAGCTTGGATACTGGGTTTAATTTTACTAAGCTACTGCGCGGCTTTTCTCTTCGTCTTGTGTTCTCCATCGTTGTATTCGCTGCAGTGTGGGGCTGGTTTAAGCTTGATTTGCCCGGTAGCTTGCAAGCGCGAAGCTGGATGGTAGGCTCGATCTCGCGAGATATGGATTTTCAAGCTATTGAAGCTTGGTATGGTGATACTTTCGGTGGCTCTCCTTCCTTCTTTCCCTTTTCTCGTAATGAGGTGCAGACGAAGGAAGTATCAGCTGTATTAAATCCAAATGAAACAGCAGCTCCTGTTCATGGAAGACTCATGCAGAGCTATGCCCAAAATGGGACAGGCGTCAAAATTGCAGCAGCTGGTGGAAGCGAAGTTGTCGCTATATATACAGGAAGGGTTCAACAGGTCACAACAGAAGATCAGGATGGAGGAGTGACCATATTAATCCAGCACGAGAATCACATCCTTAGTGTATATGGAAATCTCAAGCATTCCGTCGTTAAGCCAAATGATTGGGTTAAAACAGGGCAGCAACTAGGACAGCTCAATACAGCTTCAAAAGCTGGTGGAAAAGAAGTATTATACTTTGCGGTCCAGCAAAACGGGAAAGCATTAGATCCGGCGGATGTGGTTACTTTTGATTAA
- a CDS encoding FtsW/RodA/SpoVE family cell cycle protein → MLNRLKKIDWMMVLILMLFMGMSALLVRSATHSNPMYPNFDIKTLIFYGIGFGVIIIATLVDYRLILKIWYVWYAIGLILLVLVFFLAGETNGARSWFNLGLFSFQPAEMMKLFLIIAIAGVLGRRQGDPLRLRSDVMVVAVVVFVPFLLVMIQPDLGNAIIYIFIVLGMLWIGNVRYTYVMIGLTVVVGGLLLFVTLFNTYNTEIRDYLKEHKKVHWYDRINTYIHPELASADDRRQSEYAKIAIGSGGLAGDGYMQGESKNRKFIPYTYSDSIFVVIGEEFGFQGAAVLLLLYFLFIYRMILIAYQCYDLRGSFIIIGIASMMVFQIFENIGMMIGLMPITGITLPFISYGGTSLLLNMMSIGLVFSIRAHQEKYQLES, encoded by the coding sequence TTGTTGAACCGATTGAAGAAAATAGACTGGATGATGGTATTAATTCTCATGTTATTCATGGGAATGAGTGCCCTCCTTGTGCGTAGTGCGACACACAGTAATCCAATGTATCCGAATTTTGATATAAAGACTCTCATTTTCTATGGGATAGGGTTCGGTGTCATCATTATCGCAACATTAGTTGATTACCGTCTGATTTTAAAGATTTGGTATGTATGGTACGCCATCGGATTAATCCTGCTTGTGTTAGTCTTTTTCCTTGCAGGAGAAACGAATGGTGCTAGAAGCTGGTTTAATTTGGGCCTCTTTTCCTTTCAGCCAGCGGAGATGATGAAGCTATTTCTGATCATAGCGATAGCAGGGGTGCTGGGGAGACGGCAGGGTGATCCGTTACGGTTGCGCAGCGATGTAATGGTCGTAGCGGTAGTTGTATTCGTTCCCTTCTTGTTAGTTATGATTCAGCCAGACTTGGGTAATGCGATTATTTATATTTTTATCGTATTAGGCATGTTATGGATCGGGAATGTTCGCTATACGTATGTCATGATTGGCTTAACCGTCGTAGTCGGGGGGTTATTGTTATTCGTGACGTTATTCAATACGTATAATACCGAAATTCGTGATTATTTGAAGGAGCATAAAAAAGTCCACTGGTATGATCGTATTAATACGTACATTCATCCTGAGCTAGCATCTGCTGATGATCGTCGTCAATCCGAATATGCCAAAATTGCTATTGGATCGGGTGGGTTAGCTGGAGACGGCTACATGCAAGGGGAATCTAAAAACCGCAAATTCATCCCATATACTTACTCTGACTCCATCTTTGTAGTTATCGGCGAGGAGTTTGGCTTCCAAGGTGCGGCGGTGCTTCTGCTGCTGTATTTCCTCTTCATCTACAGGATGATTCTGATTGCGTATCAGTGTTATGACTTGCGAGGCTCATTTATCATCATTGGGATTGCGTCTATGATGGTGTTCCAGATTTTTGAGAACATTGGAATGATGATCGGGTTAATGCCGATAACGGGTATTACTTTGCCATTCATTAGCTATGGCGGTACTTCTCTCTTGCTTAACATGATGTCGATTGGACTAGTGTTTAGCATTCGGGCGCATCAGGAGAAGTATCAGTTGGAAAGTTAA
- the obgE gene encoding GTPase ObgE has product MFVDKAKIYVKGGDGGDGLVSFRRELYVPEGGPAGGDGGNGGNVVFRVDEGLRTLMDFRYQKHFKATRGEKGKNKSMHGANADHMIVRVPPGTIVVDDDTGETIADLTRHDQQIVIAKGGRGGRGNIRFKSAVNTAPAIAENGEEGQARWVTLELKVMADVGLVGFPSVGKSTLLSVVSAAQPKIGAYHFTTITPNLGMVDLGDERSFVMADLPGLIEGAHTGVGLGHEFLRHVERTRIIVHVVDMSGMEGRDPFEDWVKINDELRLYNIKLADRPQIVAANKMDMPESEENLEAFRKQVSELNVDIQIMPISSLTKQGVKELLYRVADLLDSLPELSEIEEAEKLAKAEENVVYRFESTKDNDFTITRDNEAFVIESEAIERLMRRTQFNSYDAVVRFGRILRGVGIDDALRKRGAKDGSIIRIGKFEFEFFEGGSDEYLYDKE; this is encoded by the coding sequence ATGTTTGTGGATAAAGCGAAGATTTATGTTAAAGGCGGAGACGGCGGAGACGGCCTAGTTTCCTTCCGCAGAGAATTGTACGTGCCTGAGGGCGGACCAGCAGGTGGAGACGGCGGCAATGGCGGCAATGTTGTTTTCCGGGTTGATGAGGGCTTGCGTACATTGATGGATTTCCGGTATCAGAAGCACTTCAAAGCAACTAGAGGCGAGAAGGGCAAGAACAAATCTATGCATGGGGCTAATGCCGATCATATGATTGTTCGTGTTCCACCTGGTACTATCGTTGTAGATGATGATACAGGCGAAACCATTGCAGATTTAACTCGTCATGATCAGCAGATCGTCATTGCTAAAGGCGGTCGCGGCGGCAGAGGTAATATTCGATTCAAGAGTGCAGTAAATACAGCGCCTGCCATTGCGGAGAACGGTGAGGAAGGACAAGCTCGCTGGGTAACGCTAGAACTCAAAGTAATGGCGGATGTCGGATTAGTAGGTTTTCCGAGTGTTGGAAAATCGACGCTACTATCCGTCGTTTCGGCGGCACAGCCGAAGATCGGTGCTTATCATTTCACAACCATTACCCCTAATCTAGGGATGGTGGATTTGGGGGATGAACGCAGCTTCGTCATGGCGGATTTGCCAGGATTAATTGAAGGTGCACACACTGGAGTAGGTCTCGGACATGAGTTCCTAAGACACGTTGAACGTACGCGAATTATCGTGCACGTCGTAGACATGTCTGGGATGGAGGGTCGTGATCCATTCGAGGATTGGGTCAAGATCAACGATGAGCTTAGGTTATACAACATTAAGCTTGCAGATCGTCCGCAGATTGTTGCAGCCAACAAAATGGACATGCCGGAATCGGAAGAAAATCTCGAAGCATTCCGTAAGCAGGTTAGCGAGCTGAATGTCGACATTCAGATTATGCCGATCTCATCCCTGACTAAACAGGGAGTGAAGGAATTGCTGTACCGCGTAGCGGACCTGCTTGATTCGCTACCTGAGCTATCAGAGATCGAAGAAGCAGAGAAGCTGGCCAAAGCTGAGGAAAATGTTGTGTACCGTTTCGAATCTACGAAGGACAACGACTTTACAATTACAAGGGATAATGAAGCCTTTGTCATTGAAAGCGAGGCCATTGAAAGATTAATGAGACGGACTCAATTTAATTCCTACGATGCGGTAGTTCGTTTCGGACGGATATTGCGGGGAGTCGGTATTGACGATGCGCTGCGTAAGCGCGGAGCTAAGGACGGCAGCATTATTCGTATTGGGAAATTCGAGTTCGAGTTCTTCGAGGGCGGCTCGGATGAGTACTTATACGACAAAGAATAA
- the minD gene encoding septum site-determining protein MinD has translation MGEAIVVTSGKGGVGKTTTSANLGTALAIMGKKVCMVDTDIGLRNLDVVMGLENRIIYDLIDVAEGRCRVNQALIKDKRFDELYMLPAAQTKDKNDITPDQVRQIIESLKPDFDYIIIDCPAGIEQGFRNAIAGASQAIVVTTPENAAVRDADRVIGLLEKSNFPSPKLIINRIRPNMVKNGDMLEIDDICQVLAIDLIGIVPDDELVIRAANLGEPTVMNVNSRAAIAYRNIARRILGETVPLSQLDEKSGMFRRVKKLLGMG, from the coding sequence ATGGGAGAAGCGATCGTTGTCACCTCAGGCAAAGGAGGAGTTGGTAAAACAACTACTTCAGCTAATTTGGGCACAGCTCTAGCAATCATGGGGAAAAAGGTATGCATGGTGGATACCGATATCGGTTTGCGTAATCTTGATGTCGTCATGGGACTCGAGAATAGAATTATTTATGATCTCATTGATGTAGCCGAAGGCCGCTGCAGGGTTAACCAAGCACTGATCAAAGATAAACGGTTTGACGAGCTGTACATGCTCCCAGCAGCTCAGACAAAGGATAAGAATGATATTACACCGGATCAGGTTCGCCAAATTATCGAGAGCTTAAAGCCGGATTTTGATTATATTATTATTGATTGTCCAGCCGGTATCGAGCAGGGCTTCCGGAATGCTATTGCGGGTGCTTCTCAAGCTATCGTTGTTACTACGCCGGAGAATGCTGCTGTTCGCGATGCGGATCGGGTAATCGGGTTACTGGAGAAAAGCAATTTTCCATCACCAAAGCTTATTATCAATCGAATTCGCCCGAACATGGTGAAAAACGGCGACATGTTGGAAATAGACGACATTTGCCAAGTGCTCGCCATTGATTTGATTGGGATTGTTCCAGATGATGAGCTTGTCATTAGAGCGGCTAATTTGGGAGAACCAACGGTTATGAATGTTAATTCGCGTGCGGCTATTGCTTACCGCAATATTGCACGACGTATACTGGGTGAGACGGTTCCTTTATCACAATTAGATGAGAAGTCGGGAATGTTTCGTAGAGTTAAGAAGCTATTAGGAATGGGATGA
- a CDS encoding Spo0B domain-containing protein, with protein sequence MLRKMTLWGLVALLSLIIPAAAIFIWQRSWWTLVLFVLWTATTWIIVWLMERRKHQEHCDRLLMHAQLSSIRTLSHHRHDWLNELQILYGYLRLNKLDKAVDVVDRIRARMEQDSKLSQIGLPDLAAFLLSFRTVCDTMRLDVDVEDGLYLNRMAYESEKLSRTIIGLVNVIRFRAVNPFGGENVLKLIFYDAEGELKIKMIYEGELAAAESVVVELDKCLEGIGLVDQGDELAEKSQHARTMVIHFPLPA encoded by the coding sequence ATGTTGAGAAAAATGACACTGTGGGGACTTGTGGCGTTGTTATCGCTCATTATACCTGCTGCGGCCATATTCATATGGCAACGTTCATGGTGGACGCTCGTGCTATTTGTCCTTTGGACAGCTACAACTTGGATCATTGTCTGGCTTATGGAAAGGCGCAAGCATCAGGAGCATTGTGATCGATTACTTATGCATGCCCAATTGTCGTCCATTCGGACGTTAAGCCACCATCGGCATGATTGGTTGAACGAGCTGCAAATTTTGTATGGATATCTACGACTGAACAAGCTAGATAAAGCAGTGGATGTCGTGGACAGAATAAGAGCTAGAATGGAACAGGATAGTAAGCTATCCCAGATCGGATTACCTGATCTCGCTGCATTCCTGCTGTCGTTTCGTACTGTATGCGATACTATGCGTCTGGATGTGGATGTAGAGGATGGATTGTACTTAAATCGTATGGCTTATGAGTCTGAGAAGCTTTCGAGGACAATTATCGGACTTGTTAATGTCATTCGGTTTCGTGCAGTTAATCCGTTCGGTGGGGAAAATGTGCTAAAGCTCATCTTCTACGATGCAGAAGGCGAGCTTAAGATCAAAATGATTTATGAAGGCGAGCTTGCAGCAGCGGAAAGTGTAGTCGTAGAATTAGATAAGTGTTTGGAAGGCATTGGTCTTGTAGACCAAGGAGACGAGCTAGCAGAGAAATCGCAGCATGCGAGGACAATGGTTATCCATTTCCCTCTGCCGGCATAA
- the rpmA gene encoding 50S ribosomal protein L27 — protein sequence MLKLDLQLFASKKGVGSTRNGRDSHSKRLGAKRADGQVVTAGSILFRQRGTKIHPGTNVGIGKDDTLFALVQGVVKFERWGRDRKKLSVYPVAEAPVAAALEV from the coding sequence ATGTTGAAGTTAGATCTTCAGTTATTCGCCTCGAAAAAAGGGGTTGGATCGACGAGGAACGGACGGGACAGCCACTCTAAGCGTCTAGGCGCTAAAAGAGCGGATGGTCAAGTCGTAACTGCTGGTAGCATCTTGTTCCGCCAACGCGGTACTAAGATTCATCCAGGAACCAACGTAGGTATCGGTAAAGACGATACGCTCTTCGCACTAGTGCAAGGCGTCGTTAAGTTCGAACGTTGGGGACGCGATCGTAAGAAACTAAGCGTATACCCTGTAGCGGAAGCACCAGTTGCAGCTGCTCTGGAAGTATAA
- the mreC gene encoding rod shape-determining protein MreC produces MRNKRLFILMIGLIVFIALMGFTLGRNRLTWPEKFLNDAFGTVQGVLYRPVGAVAEFFRDLDRLSAVYKENEQFRQTVAQYTQDQIKFNLLEADNKRLQEELNFTERQKNMDNYRYLIAQVVGSTSNPYERTITINLGSRDGVKPEMAIRTVDGLVGLVSKVKNFTSTVTLITDLNPSYSKGTPVSATFLGIPESFGIIEYDDETGTLQMTKIDEKDKPIAGDKVITSGLGSLFPKGIIVGTVKSSQVGDSGLTYTAIIEPAAKFNHLREVFVVVVPEVEEP; encoded by the coding sequence ATGCGTAACAAACGGTTGTTCATCCTCATGATAGGGCTTATTGTATTTATTGCTCTAATGGGATTTACCTTAGGTCGGAATCGCTTAACCTGGCCAGAGAAATTTCTCAATGATGCTTTTGGGACTGTGCAAGGAGTTTTGTACCGGCCGGTCGGAGCGGTTGCGGAATTTTTTCGTGACCTCGACCGGCTTTCCGCCGTGTATAAGGAAAACGAACAGTTTCGTCAAACCGTAGCACAATATACACAGGATCAAATTAAATTTAATTTGCTTGAAGCCGATAATAAGCGGCTCCAAGAGGAGCTAAACTTCACAGAGCGGCAGAAAAACATGGACAATTATCGCTATTTAATTGCTCAGGTTGTAGGGAGCACATCCAATCCCTACGAGAGAACCATAACCATCAACCTAGGCTCCCGCGATGGGGTCAAGCCTGAGATGGCAATAAGAACGGTGGACGGATTAGTAGGCTTGGTTAGTAAGGTTAAGAACTTTACATCCACTGTAACTCTCATTACGGACTTGAATCCGAGCTACTCCAAAGGAACCCCCGTATCCGCTACATTTCTGGGCATACCTGAATCATTTGGAATTATCGAATACGATGATGAAACCGGAACACTTCAAATGACCAAAATTGATGAAAAAGACAAGCCGATAGCTGGAGATAAGGTAATAACCTCGGGGCTAGGAAGCTTATTTCCAAAAGGAATTATTGTTGGGACAGTCAAAAGCAGTCAGGTTGGAGACTCTGGATTAACTTATACGGCCATCATTGAACCGGCAGCAAAGTTTAATCACCTTAGAGAGGTTTTCGTTGTCGTTGTTCCTGAGGTGGAAGAGCCGTGA